From Xenopus laevis strain J_2021 chromosome 7L, Xenopus_laevis_v10.1, whole genome shotgun sequence, one genomic window encodes:
- the LOC108695848 gene encoding olfactory receptor 1019, whose protein sequence is MYGVPVNHSTVREFILVGLWENPELQFLLFVVFLCIYIITMIGNLSIIVAYKFSPNLQTPMYFFLANFSFLEICYISTTVPKMLSGFTAEHKTISVEGCLIQMFFFLLLGGTECYLLASMAYDRYIAICHPLLYFNIMNKGVCIQLIVGSWLIGTINSLIHTYLTFTLPFCGGIRIDHFYCDISPLLNLACSDTWVNETVLRVMCGCVILGTFLLTLTSYILIIVTILKIHSISGRNKVFSTCSSHFMVVMIFYGSATFMYFRPKLNYGTGQDRFISIMYAVIAPLLNPFIYSLRNQQVKDAVRKLIYIIIGTHRCNTFL, encoded by the coding sequence ATGTATGGAGTACCTGTAAATCACAGCACAGTAAGAGAATTTATTTTGGTTGGCCTTTGGGAGAATCCTGAGCttcaatttttactttttgttgtaTTTCTATGTATCTATATCATTACTATGATTGGAAACCTGTCTATAATTGTTGCGTATAAATTTAGCCCAAATCTTCAAACccctatgtatttttttcttgctaATTTCTCTTTCCTAGAAATATGTTACATTTCTACCACTGTTCCAAAAATGTTGTCAGGTTTCACAGCAGAGCATAAAACTATCTCTGTTGAGGGCTGTCTTATTCAGATGTTCTTCTTTTTGCTTTTGGGTGGAACAGAATGTTATTTGCTTGCATCAATGGCTTATGACCGGTATATTGCCATCTGtcatccccttttatattttaatatcatGAATAAAGGAGTCTGTATTCAGCTCATAGTTGGGTCGTGGCTGATTGGGACAATAAACTCTCTAATCCACACTTATCTTACATTCACTTTGCCCTTTTGTGGTGGTATCAGGATCGATCAtttctattgtgacatttctcCTTTATTGAACCTGGCATGCTCAGATACGTGGGTCAATGAAACTGTTCTTCGTGTCATGTGTGGCTGTGTTATTCTTGGCACCTTTCTGCTTACTTTGACATCCTACATATTGATCATCGTAACCATTTTAAAAATCCACTCGATTTCTGGAAGAAATAAAGTGTTCTCCACTTGTTCTTCTCACTTTATGGTTGTTATGATATTTTATGGATCTGCTACTTTTATGTATTTTAGACCCAAATTAAACTATGGCACCGGCCAAGACAGATTCATTTCAATCATGTATGCAGTAATTGCACCACTGTTAAATCCTTTCATATATAGTCTTAGGAACCAGCAAGTTAAAGATGCTGTTAGAAAGCTGATATACATAATAATAGGTACTCATCGTTGTAATACTTTTttataa
- the LOC108695849 gene encoding olfactory receptor 1019: protein MHPGNETTVTEFILVVFTVIPGLEYLFFTLFLIIYVITVLRNTSFIFAYSLCSDLHTPKYFYLTNFSFFEICYVSITVPKLLSDLLTESKTISFYGCAAQMYCFFLLGGLECCMLAVMAYDRYNAICNPLLYQTIMSKRVCGQLLAGTWIISVINSLIHTILTFTLPFCSNMINHFFCDIPPLLKLACRVSIMNEIALFAIAGFIITGSCVFIVISYLRVIATILGIHSTSGRRKAFSTCSSHLTAVTIYYGSGAFMYLRPKPNQSLDQDRQIALMYTVIAPLLNPLIYTLRNGDFKLAFRKIIQHMFSPKF, encoded by the coding sequence ATGCACCCAGGAAATGAGACCACTGTAACAGAATTTATTCTTGTTGTATTTACTGTCATTCCAGgacttgaatatttattttttactctgtTTTTAATTATCTATGTAATAACCGTTCTTCGAAATACATCTTTCATTTTTGCATATTCTCTTTGTTCAGACCTACACACGCCCAAGTACTTTTATCTTACCAATTTCTCCTTCTTTGAAATATGTTATGTTTCCATCACTGTTCCAAAGCTTTTATCAGACTTATTAACAGAAAGTAAAACAATCTCATTCTATGGTTGTGCCGCGCAAATGTACTGCTTTTTTCTTCTCGGTGGCCTGGAGTGCTGCATGCTTGCAGTTATGGCGTACGATCGGTATAATGCTATATGCAACCCCCTTTTGTACCAAACTATTATGAGCAAAAGGGTGTGTGGTCAGCTCTTGGCCGGGACATGGATCATTAGTGTGATAAACTCTCTAATACACACTATTCTTACATTCACGTTGCCTTTCTGTAGTAATATGATCAATCACTTCTTTTGCGACATTCCTCCTTTACTGAAACTGGCATGCAGAGTAAGCATAATGAATGAAATTGCCCTCTTTGCCATTGCCGGCTTCATTATTACGGGCTCTTGTGTTTTTATTGTGATTTCTTACTTGCGAGTCATTGCAACTATCCTGGGTATCCATTCTACTTCTGGCAGGAGGAAAGCCTTCTCAACCTGTTCCTCACACTTGACAGCAGTTACAATATATTATGGGTCTGGTGCTTTTATGTATTTAAGACCCAAACCAAACCAATCATTGGATCAGGACAGACAGATTGCTCTTATGTACACTGTAATTGCACCACTGCTGAATCCTTTAATATATACACTCAGAAATGGGGATTTCAAATTAGCTTTTAGAAAGATAATACAACATATGTTTTCTCCAAAATTCTAG